A window of the Gossypium hirsutum isolate 1008001.06 chromosome A05, Gossypium_hirsutum_v2.1, whole genome shotgun sequence genome harbors these coding sequences:
- the LOC107904247 gene encoding two-component response regulator-like APRR7 — MYAETGLFFPYMQKVSQEFHQFEEFCETQKPNASMNNMVQTSAISEYYLGGEGDLFKAPEPIIEEPIVDLNPMTAAISLSFCGEDVITSQGFKAADLESIQNEQFLEVLYECEKDLMARAVIETPLSEVLDVKIPLKTDENQNHENEVLCDVLFQKSVSSDCLSSMEGMQGAAIKPNFLDFPGIDFGSAYGMRRAFSEGDIKTLGNGNPSVIHSPLEQPIIVSSCSTKDRREKLSRYRNKKTKRNFGRKIKYACRKALADSQPRIRGRFAKTEESDNSKRQ; from the exons ATGTATGCAGAAACTGGGCTATTTTTCCCTTACATGCAAAAAGTTTCTCAAGAATTTCACCAGTTTGAAGAGTTCTGCGAAACCCAGAAACCCAATGCTTCAATG AACAACATGGTTCAGACCTCAGCAATATCTGAATATTACCTGGGAGGCGAAGGTGATCTATTCAAAGCTCCAGAGCCTATCATTGAAGAACCAATTGTGGACCTTAATCCCATGACTGCAGCCATCTCATTAAGCTTTTGTGGTGAAGATGTTATTACTTCACAAGGATTTAAAGCTGCTGATCTTGAATCAATTCAAAACGAGCAGTTTTTAGAGGTTCTTTATGAGTGCGAGAAGGATCTGATGGCAAGAGCAGTCATAGAAACACCACTATCTGAAGTCCTGGATGTAAAGATTCCTTTGAAGACGGATGAAAACCAAAATCATGAAAATGAAGTGCTCTGTGATGTACTGTTCCAGAAAAGTGTCAGCTCGGATTGTTTAAGCTCAATGGAAGGGATGCAAGGGGCTGCAATAAAGCCTAATTTTCTGGATTTCCCTGGAATAGATTTTGGTTCTGCTTATGGAATGAGGAGAGCATTTAGTGAAGGAGATATAAAG ACTCTTGGCAATGGTAATCCGAGTGTCATCCATTCTCCTCTTGAGCAACCGATAATCGTCAGCAGCTGTTCTACCAAGGATCGAAGGGAAAAACTCTCTAGATACAGGAATAAGAAGACAAAGAGGAACTTTGGAAGGAAAATCAAG TATGCATGCAGGAAGGCTCTTGCTGACAGTCAACCAAGGATCCGTGGAAGGTTTGCGAAGACTGAAGAATCCGACAACTCAAAGAGGCAATAG